The Colwellia sp. M166 genome segment ATTGTGGCTAGTTTTAGCAAAAGTTATTAGGTTTTTTACCAAGGCAGCAAGTTTTGCTTGTACCTGTAGCGCTAAGCTTTCGTTGTATGTCATTGCTTGCTCATTCATGTAGGTTCGCTGTGATAACTCTAATTGTACGGCATGAAAACCATTATCAGGTTGGCCAAAAGCACGGGTAATATAACCGCCTTTAAAGCGACCATTACAAACCATGGTATAAGGGGCGTAATCTAAAGCGGTCAAAGTGGAAATAAGCTCAGCAGAGCAACTCTTACCATCCGCGTTACCAAAATTGAAATCAGGTAATTGGCCCTGAAAAAAGCGTGGTACTTGTGAACGAATAGAATGTGCTTCAAGCAATACCGCTTGACCAAACTCAGTCTTTATTGCCTGCATAGTTGACGCTAGTGCCTGATGATAAGGCTGCCAATAATTGGCAACACGCTGACCTATTTGTTCTGCGTTAGGCGCTTTACCCTCTTGATATAATGGCGAAAGATCAAATGCAGTGGTCGG includes the following:
- the hutG gene encoding N-formylglutamate deformylase, whose amino-acid sequence is MSTSYTLIKGSVPLLISMPHNGEEIPDDIATVMTAKGREVSDTDWYMARLYAFAQALGAFILIPKYSRYVIDLNRDPDGVDLYPGANNTELCPTTAFDLSPLYQEGKAPNAEQIGQRVANYWQPYHQALASTMQAIKTEFGQAVLLEAHSIRSQVPRFFQGQLPDFNFGNADGKSCSAELISTLTALDYAPYTMVCNGRFKGGYITRAFGQPDNGFHAVQLELSQRTYMNEQAMTYNESLALQVQAKLAALVKNLITFAKTSHN